Proteins encoded together in one Hymenobacter monticola window:
- a CDS encoding (2Fe-2S)-binding protein: MNAEPEQERPRDDSRRTFLKQSSLLTAMALVPGPVVSAAEAKLDERVAESIEKVPLSLKVNGKKYKLAVEPRTTLLDLLRENLHLNGTKKGCDYGQCGACTVHVEGQRVNSCLSFAVMHDGQEITTIEGLANGDKLHPMQEAFVKHDGFQCGYCTPGQIMSAVACVREGHAGSEGEIREYMSGNICRCGAYSNIVAAIQDVKQGGQKV; the protein is encoded by the coding sequence ATGAACGCAGAACCCGAACAAGAAAGACCCCGTGACGACTCGCGGCGCACGTTCCTCAAGCAGTCGTCGCTGCTCACGGCCATGGCCCTGGTGCCCGGCCCGGTGGTGTCGGCGGCCGAGGCCAAGCTCGACGAACGGGTGGCCGAATCCATCGAGAAAGTGCCGCTGAGCCTGAAAGTGAACGGCAAGAAATACAAGCTCGCGGTGGAGCCCCGCACCACCCTGCTCGACTTGCTGCGCGAAAACCTGCACCTGAACGGCACCAAAAAAGGCTGCGACTACGGCCAGTGCGGCGCCTGCACCGTGCACGTTGAAGGCCAGCGCGTGAACAGCTGCCTGAGCTTCGCGGTGATGCACGACGGCCAGGAAATCACGACCATTGAAGGCTTGGCCAACGGCGACAAGCTCCACCCCATGCAGGAGGCGTTTGTGAAGCACGACGGCTTTCAGTGCGGCTACTGCACGCCCGGCCAGATAATGAGCGCCGTGGCTTGCGTGCGCGAAGGCCACGCCGGCTCGGAAGGAGAAATTCGGGAATACATGAGCGGTAACATTTGCCGCTGCGGGGCCTACAGCAACATTGTGGCCGCCATTCAGGACGTGAAGCAGGGAGGGCAAAAAGTATGA
- a CDS encoding dihydrofolate reductase family protein, whose protein sequence is MKPHVICHMMASLDGRIITQRWGPRPNTKAYETTAARFTSQAWLCGRVTFEKDFTDGLQPDLQPGATVPDRHDFIADKAATSFAIAIDAHGKLGWESGHIDDDHIISVVSEQVSDEYLAYLRRVGVSYIFGGAQELDFKLVLDKLSQQFPIETILLEGGGHVNGSLLRTGLVDEISLLQYPVVDGAAGSAAVFEQGDEPGPATQLRLKHVEQLPEGLVWLRYDVLVQE, encoded by the coding sequence ATGAAACCACACGTCATCTGCCACATGATGGCCTCCCTCGACGGCCGCATCATCACGCAGCGCTGGGGCCCGCGCCCCAACACCAAGGCCTACGAAACCACTGCCGCCCGCTTTACTTCCCAAGCCTGGCTCTGCGGCCGCGTCACATTCGAAAAAGACTTCACCGACGGCCTTCAGCCCGACCTGCAGCCCGGCGCCACCGTGCCCGACCGCCACGATTTCATCGCCGATAAAGCCGCCACCTCCTTTGCCATTGCCATCGACGCGCACGGCAAGCTGGGCTGGGAGTCCGGCCACATCGACGACGACCATATCATCAGCGTCGTTTCGGAGCAGGTCAGTGACGAATACCTGGCCTACCTGCGCCGCGTGGGCGTGTCCTACATTTTCGGCGGCGCGCAGGAGCTGGATTTCAAGCTGGTGCTCGACAAGCTCAGCCAGCAATTTCCCATCGAAACCATTCTGCTCGAAGGCGGCGGCCACGTCAACGGCTCCCTGCTGCGGACCGGCTTGGTTGATGAAATAAGCCTGTTGCAGTATCCTGTCGTCGACGGTGCGGCTGGTTCGGCGGCCGTTTTCGAACAGGGCGACGAGCCTGGCCCCGCCACTCAGCTGCGCCTGAAACACGTGGAGCAGCTGCCCGAGGGCCTCGTATGGCTGCGTTATGATGTGCTGGTGCAAGAATAA
- a CDS encoding FAD binding domain-containing protein, with protein sequence MNQFQYVRPTKQQAAIDVVAKDANAAFIAGGTNLVDLMKRGVMTPQKLVDINRLPLRQIERAGSGLRIGALALNSAVADDRLVREKHPLLALALNAGASPQLRNMATVGGNMLQRTRCPYFYDTTMPCNKRQPGSGCGALEGINRMHAIFGFSDKCIAVHPSDMSVALVALDATVLLSGPKGDRKLAFADFHRLPGDTPQRDTNLEPGELITAVEIPDSPFTKHVHYQKVRERASYAFALLSVAAALDMDGNTIKAARLAMGGVAHKPWRLAAAEQALVGQPATEETFRQAAAVAMQGAKAFKHNEYKLRLGPNAIVQALKTAAAA encoded by the coding sequence ATGAACCAGTTCCAATACGTGCGGCCCACCAAGCAGCAGGCCGCCATCGACGTGGTGGCTAAGGACGCCAACGCCGCCTTCATCGCCGGCGGCACCAACCTCGTCGATTTGATGAAGCGCGGCGTGATGACGCCCCAGAAGCTGGTCGACATCAACCGCCTGCCGCTGCGCCAGATTGAGCGCGCCGGCAGCGGCCTCCGCATCGGCGCGCTGGCCCTGAACTCGGCCGTGGCCGACGACCGGCTGGTGCGCGAGAAGCATCCGCTGCTGGCCCTGGCCCTCAACGCCGGCGCCAGCCCGCAACTGCGCAACATGGCCACCGTGGGCGGCAACATGCTGCAGCGCACCCGCTGCCCCTATTTCTACGACACCACCATGCCCTGCAACAAGCGCCAGCCCGGCTCCGGCTGCGGCGCGCTCGAAGGCATCAACCGCATGCACGCCATCTTCGGCTTTTCGGATAAGTGCATTGCCGTGCACCCCTCCGACATGAGCGTGGCCCTCGTCGCCCTTGATGCCACCGTGCTGCTCAGCGGCCCCAAAGGCGACCGGAAGCTGGCCTTTGCCGACTTCCATCGCCTGCCCGGCGACACGCCCCAGCGCGACACCAACCTGGAACCCGGTGAGCTGATAACGGCCGTGGAAATCCCAGACAGTCCCTTCACCAAGCACGTGCACTACCAGAAAGTGCGCGAGCGGGCCAGCTACGCCTTCGCCCTGCTATCGGTCGCCGCGGCGCTGGATATGGATGGCAACACCATCAAGGCGGCGCGACTGGCCATGGGCGGCGTGGCCCACAAGCCCTGGCGCCTCGCGGCGGCCGAGCAGGCGCTGGTGGGCCAGCCCGCCACGGAAGAAACCTTCCGCCAGGCGGCGGCCGTGGCCATGCAGGGCGCCAAAGCCTTCAAGCACAACGAATACAAGCTGCGGCTTGGCCCCAATGCCATTGTGCAGGCCCTGAAAACAGCAGCAGCGGCTTAA
- a CDS encoding xanthine dehydrogenase family protein molybdopterin-binding subunit: MKTPEKHIGKPMNRVDGRQKVTGAATYSAEYELPGLVYGVLVGSTIAKGRLTGIDTKAAERAPGVLAVVTHLNAPKTPGSKPVGKDPSQPQTVGSALRIFTDDQIRFNDQPIAVVVADTLERARFAARLVKGQYAQEKHQTNLEANKPQAFLPTSAKKNPKSPMNDYQRGQADAYKTGAIKLEQEYVIPTEVHHPMELQAITAHWEAPDRLTLYDKTQGTMATRRDFAKEWGLPEENVKVIATYVGGAFGNALHSWPHESAAIIAAKVVNRPVKLMLTREQMFTMVGYRPHTWQKVGMSATPDGKITAITHESIGQTSTYEEFTESTLAQTRMMYESPNLTTRYRLASLNVGSPIWMRGPGEATGAFALESAMDEMAYLLKLDPLEFRLRNYTEKDPENGKPWSSKFLKECYQLGAERVGWNQRKLAPGAVRDGDWLVGYGMGVGTFGAHRGSSKASAQLLPNGTVLLQSAVTDIGPGTGTAMTQIAADTLGLAPAKIRFEWGNSDFAQAPTQGGSAIVNTVGPAVQEACLALKDKLRELASAGNAAFASAKKEDVLFADNHLTLNGNDSARASYTDLVKQAGGTAVTVQAKPDGENSQKYSMYSFSVHFAQVRVHVLTGEVRVSKLVSCADAGTIINEKTAGNQMKGGAVGGIGMALMEHAIIDDRFGRYVTKDLADYHVPVHADAPDIQVAFVNQPDPYVNALGTKGIGEIATIGVAPAIANAVFNATGKRVRELPITPDKLV; the protein is encoded by the coding sequence ATGAAAACTCCAGAAAAGCACATCGGCAAGCCGATGAACCGGGTGGACGGCCGCCAGAAAGTGACCGGCGCGGCCACTTACTCGGCCGAGTACGAGCTGCCGGGCCTCGTGTACGGCGTGCTGGTGGGCAGCACCATTGCCAAGGGCCGCCTCACGGGCATCGACACCAAGGCCGCCGAGCGGGCGCCGGGCGTGCTGGCCGTCGTCACGCACCTAAACGCGCCCAAGACGCCGGGCAGCAAGCCAGTGGGCAAAGACCCCTCGCAGCCCCAAACGGTGGGCAGCGCCCTGCGCATTTTCACCGACGACCAGATTCGCTTCAACGACCAGCCCATTGCCGTGGTGGTGGCCGACACGCTGGAGCGCGCCCGCTTCGCTGCCCGGCTGGTGAAGGGCCAGTATGCCCAAGAAAAGCACCAGACCAACCTGGAAGCCAACAAGCCGCAGGCCTTCCTGCCCACTTCGGCCAAGAAAAACCCGAAGTCGCCGATGAACGACTACCAGCGCGGCCAGGCCGATGCCTACAAAACCGGCGCCATCAAGCTGGAGCAGGAATATGTGATTCCGACCGAGGTGCACCACCCCATGGAATTACAGGCCATCACGGCACACTGGGAGGCGCCCGACCGCCTCACGCTTTACGACAAAACCCAGGGCACCATGGCCACCCGGCGCGATTTCGCCAAGGAATGGGGCCTGCCCGAAGAGAATGTGAAGGTGATAGCCACCTACGTGGGCGGCGCGTTTGGCAACGCGCTGCACAGCTGGCCGCACGAGTCGGCCGCCATTATTGCCGCTAAAGTGGTAAACCGCCCGGTAAAGCTGATGCTGACCCGCGAGCAGATGTTTACGATGGTGGGCTACCGGCCGCACACCTGGCAGAAGGTGGGCATGAGCGCCACGCCCGACGGCAAAATCACGGCCATCACCCACGAAAGCATCGGCCAGACATCTACCTACGAGGAGTTTACGGAGTCAACGTTGGCCCAGACGCGGATGATGTACGAGTCGCCGAATCTGACCACGCGCTACCGCCTGGCGTCCCTCAACGTGGGCTCGCCCATCTGGATGCGCGGGCCGGGCGAGGCCACCGGCGCCTTCGCCCTCGAATCGGCCATGGACGAAATGGCTTACCTGCTGAAGCTCGACCCGCTGGAATTTCGCCTGCGCAACTACACCGAGAAAGACCCCGAAAATGGCAAGCCCTGGAGCAGCAAGTTTCTGAAGGAATGCTACCAGTTGGGCGCCGAGCGCGTGGGCTGGAACCAGCGCAAACTGGCGCCCGGCGCCGTGCGCGACGGCGACTGGCTGGTGGGCTACGGCATGGGCGTGGGCACCTTCGGGGCGCACCGCGGCTCCTCCAAAGCCAGCGCCCAGCTGCTGCCCAACGGCACCGTGCTGCTGCAAAGCGCCGTCACCGACATCGGCCCCGGCACCGGCACAGCTATGACCCAGATTGCGGCCGACACGCTGGGCTTGGCGCCCGCCAAAATCCGGTTTGAGTGGGGCAATTCCGACTTTGCGCAGGCCCCCACCCAGGGTGGCTCGGCCATTGTAAACACCGTGGGCCCGGCCGTGCAGGAAGCCTGCCTGGCCCTGAAAGACAAGTTGCGTGAGCTAGCCAGCGCCGGCAATGCCGCCTTTGCCTCAGCTAAAAAGGAAGACGTGTTGTTTGCCGACAACCACCTCACGCTGAATGGCAACGACTCTGCCCGCGCCAGCTACACCGACCTGGTGAAGCAGGCCGGTGGCACTGCCGTCACGGTGCAGGCTAAGCCTGATGGCGAGAACAGCCAGAAGTATTCCATGTACTCGTTTTCGGTGCATTTTGCCCAGGTGCGGGTGCACGTCCTCACCGGCGAGGTGCGGGTGAGCAAGCTGGTGAGCTGCGCCGACGCGGGTACCATCATCAACGAGAAAACCGCTGGCAACCAGATGAAGGGCGGCGCCGTGGGCGGCATCGGCATGGCCCTGATGGAGCACGCCATCATCGACGACCGGTTCGGCCGCTACGTGACCAAGGACCTGGCCGACTACCACGTGCC
- a CDS encoding family 43 glycosylhydrolase, translating to MLFSTIVRLIAGVGLTSSVLLGCQQRLAPAAIANPVLPGDFPDPSATKIGDTYWATATSSNWGPAFPLLKSKNLTNWQLAGYVFPDQLPAWADYYFWAPEISQEGGKTYIYYTAHQKGGNLAVGVASADRPEGPYRDHGPLVSQPDGSIDAFPMRDENGQLYLVWKEDGNSVQLPTPIWAQRLNEARTALIGEKTELFRNTAPWEGNLVEGVSMLRHGGYFYAFYAANGCCGSGCTYATGVARAKNLLGPWEKCPQNPILTNNSRWSCPGHGTAVERNGRWYLLHHAYQSGSAENVGRQGVLSEFHWNSAGWPEFLNQQSEPTATANSVTTRPVVDEFNGTALDLSWQWPVAHKPQFALSNGRLQLRAQPDFGGAALGRHTLTASYTATTTLLHPAALPAGATAGIAALGDPDNSLALTTGGGRLQLWERRAGQPRLLAEAPLPSNATAAIQLRLQVRNGNSYRFAYSADGRTWTNPLPADGATSGAYLPPWDRGVRVGLLAEGPSTATADFERFELENNAE from the coding sequence ATGCTCTTTTCTACAATTGTTCGACTTATTGCGGGAGTGGGGCTGACCAGCAGCGTGCTCCTGGGCTGCCAGCAGCGCTTGGCCCCGGCCGCCATTGCCAACCCCGTGCTGCCCGGCGACTTCCCCGACCCTTCGGCGACCAAAATCGGCGACACATACTGGGCCACCGCCACGTCCTCGAACTGGGGTCCGGCATTTCCGCTGCTCAAATCGAAGAACCTCACCAATTGGCAGCTGGCGGGCTACGTATTCCCCGACCAACTGCCAGCCTGGGCCGACTACTACTTCTGGGCGCCCGAAATCAGCCAGGAGGGCGGTAAAACATACATCTACTACACCGCCCACCAAAAAGGCGGCAACCTGGCCGTGGGCGTGGCCAGCGCCGACCGCCCCGAAGGCCCCTACCGCGACCACGGCCCCCTGGTATCCCAACCCGACGGCTCCATCGACGCTTTTCCCATGCGCGACGAAAACGGCCAGCTCTACCTCGTCTGGAAGGAAGACGGCAACAGCGTGCAGCTGCCTACGCCCATCTGGGCCCAGCGCCTGAACGAGGCCCGCACCGCCCTCATTGGCGAAAAAACCGAGCTGTTTCGCAACACTGCGCCATGGGAAGGCAACCTCGTGGAAGGCGTGAGCATGCTGCGCCACGGCGGCTACTTCTACGCCTTCTATGCCGCCAACGGCTGCTGCGGGTCCGGCTGCACCTACGCCACCGGCGTGGCCCGCGCCAAAAACCTGCTTGGGCCTTGGGAAAAGTGCCCCCAAAATCCGATACTGACCAACAACAGCCGCTGGAGCTGCCCCGGCCACGGCACGGCCGTGGAGCGTAACGGCCGCTGGTACCTGCTGCACCACGCCTACCAATCCGGCAGCGCCGAAAACGTGGGCCGCCAAGGCGTGCTCAGCGAATTTCACTGGAATAGCGCCGGCTGGCCCGAGTTTTTGAACCAGCAAAGCGAGCCCACCGCAACAGCCAATTCGGTAACCACCCGCCCCGTAGTCGATGAGTTCAACGGCACAGCCCTGGACCTAAGCTGGCAGTGGCCCGTGGCGCACAAGCCGCAGTTTGCGCTGAGCAACGGCCGTCTGCAGCTCCGTGCCCAGCCCGATTTCGGAGGTGCTGCCCTGGGCCGGCACACCCTCACGGCCAGCTACACCGCCACCACCACGCTGCTCCACCCGGCTGCCTTGCCCGCTGGGGCCACCGCCGGCATCGCGGCTCTCGGCGACCCTGATAATTCCCTAGCTCTCACCACTGGCGGCGGCCGGTTGCAGCTCTGGGAGCGTCGCGCCGGCCAGCCCCGTCTGCTGGCTGAAGCTCCGCTACCGTCCAACGCCACTGCTGCCATCCAGCTGCGCCTGCAGGTGCGTAACGGCAACAGCTACCGCTTCGCCTACAGCGCCGATGGCCGCACCTGGACCAACCCGCTACCCGCCGACGGCGCCACCAGTGGGGCCTACCTGCCGCCCTGGGACCGGGGCGTGCGCGTGGGGCTGCTGGCCGAGGGCCCCAGCACGGCCACGGCGGATTTTGAGCGGTTTGAGTTGGAAAACAATGCTGAGTAA
- a CDS encoding histone deacetylase family protein, whose product MLSIAFAPNYAHPLPAGHRFPMLKYELLPEQLLHEGTATPADFFTAQPPPDEDILRVHDADYYQRLRLGKLTRQEERATGFPWSAELFEREITILGGTIGCAQRALAHGVAFNIAGGTHHAFRDRGEGFCLLNDQAAAAAWLLARGHARQVLIIDLDVHQGNGTAAIFRHEPRVFTFSMHGARNYPARKEQSDLDLPLPDGTDDAQYLKLLADTLPRLLDEVQPDFVFYLAGVDVLATDKLGYLALTREGCRQRDETVLRLCHQHRLPVVVCMGGGYSERIADIVEAHANTFRVAAGVWG is encoded by the coding sequence ATGCTATCTATCGCCTTCGCCCCAAACTACGCCCACCCGCTTCCTGCCGGCCACCGCTTCCCCATGCTGAAATACGAGCTGCTGCCCGAGCAGCTTTTACACGAAGGAACCGCTACGCCGGCCGACTTCTTCACGGCCCAGCCGCCCCCGGACGAGGATATTCTACGCGTGCACGACGCTGACTACTACCAGCGCCTGCGCCTGGGCAAGCTCACCCGCCAAGAGGAGCGCGCCACCGGCTTCCCGTGGTCGGCGGAGCTGTTCGAGCGCGAAATCACCATCCTAGGCGGCACGATTGGGTGCGCGCAGCGGGCCCTCGCACACGGCGTGGCCTTCAACATTGCCGGCGGTACGCACCATGCCTTCCGCGACCGGGGCGAAGGGTTTTGCCTGCTGAACGACCAGGCGGCTGCCGCGGCCTGGCTGCTGGCCCGGGGCCACGCCCGCCAGGTGCTCATCATTGACCTCGACGTGCACCAGGGCAACGGCACCGCCGCCATTTTCCGGCACGAGCCGCGCGTGTTCACCTTCTCCATGCACGGCGCCCGCAACTACCCCGCCCGCAAAGAGCAGTCCGACCTCGACCTGCCCCTGCCCGACGGCACCGACGACGCCCAGTATCTGAAGCTGCTGGCCGACACGCTTCCGCGCCTGCTGGATGAGGTACAACCCGATTTCGTGTTCTACCTCGCCGGCGTCGACGTGCTGGCCACCGACAAGCTGGGCTACCTCGCCCTCACCCGCGAAGGCTGCCGCCAGCGCGACGAAACTGTGCTGCGTCTCTGCCACCAGCACCGGTTGCCTGTGGTGGTGTGCATGGGTGGCGGCTACTCCGAGCGCATCGCCGACATCGTGGAGGCGCACGCCAATACGTTTCGGGTGGCGGCGGGGGTGTGGGGCTGA
- a CDS encoding glycoside hydrolase family 97 protein, with product MHSHRFFPTRFSLPKSACAVLLVGLSLLWQAAAAEDIKSPNGQLTLSFNLQGDGVPTYRLTYKGRDVIKTSKLGLDLKNATALTSGFAVAESKQRSFDETWTPVWGEVKTIRNHYNELAVTLTQASTARSIRVRFRVFDDGLGFRYEFPRQPKLDYFTIKEERTQFALAGDHKAFWLPGDYDTQEYSTVTSKLSEVRGLMKSAVTGNASQTPFSPTGLQTPLMLKSPSGLYINIHEAALIDYSCMHLDLDDKNFVLESHLTPDAVGDKGLIQTPAQSPWRTVIVSDKAGDILESKLVLNLNEPTKFKDVSWIKPVKYVGVWWEMITGKSTWSYTNQDNIKLDSIDYTKVKPNGTHGANTAHVKEYIDFAAKHGFDAVLVEGWNTGWEDWFGKHKDYVFDFVTPYPDFDVAGLQQYAASKGVKMIMHHETSGSVRNYERHLDAAFDFMNKYGYDAVKTGYVGDIVPLGHHHYDQWLINHYNYVLEKAAEHKIMVNGHEAVRPTGLARTYPNLIGNEAARGTEYESFGGNNADHTTILPFTRLIGGPMDYTPGIFQTRISTFNPANKSFVHSTLARQLALYVTMYSPLQMAADMIEHYNEHLDAFQFIKDVAVDWDDSHVLEAEPGDYITIARKAKGKSSWFIGSTCDENGRTSNVNFSFLEPGKKYTATIYADAKDAHYENNPQAYAIRKMTVTRKSKLAQYCAPGGGYAISVMPQ from the coding sequence ATGCATTCCCACCGCTTTTTCCCAACCCGTTTTTCCCTCCCAAAATCGGCTTGCGCCGTGTTGCTTGTTGGCTTGAGCCTGCTGTGGCAGGCCGCCGCAGCTGAAGATATCAAGTCGCCCAACGGCCAGCTTACACTCAGCTTTAACCTGCAGGGCGACGGCGTGCCCACCTACCGCCTCACCTACAAGGGCCGCGACGTTATCAAAACCAGCAAGCTGGGCCTGGACCTGAAAAACGCCACTGCCCTCACCAGCGGCTTTGCGGTGGCCGAGAGCAAGCAGCGCAGCTTCGACGAAACCTGGACGCCGGTATGGGGCGAGGTGAAAACCATTCGCAACCACTACAACGAGCTAGCCGTGACGCTCACGCAGGCCAGCACGGCCCGCAGCATCCGGGTGCGGTTTCGGGTGTTTGACGACGGGCTGGGCTTCCGCTACGAGTTTCCGCGCCAGCCTAAGCTCGACTACTTCACCATCAAGGAGGAGCGCACGCAGTTTGCCCTGGCCGGCGACCACAAGGCCTTCTGGCTGCCCGGCGACTACGACACCCAGGAGTACAGCACCGTGACGTCGAAGCTCTCGGAAGTGCGCGGGCTGATGAAATCGGCCGTGACGGGCAACGCCTCGCAGACGCCCTTCTCCCCCACCGGCCTGCAAACGCCGCTCATGCTCAAAAGCCCGAGCGGGCTTTACATCAACATCCACGAGGCGGCGCTGATTGACTACTCCTGCATGCACCTCGACCTGGACGACAAGAACTTCGTGCTGGAGTCGCACCTCACGCCCGACGCAGTGGGCGACAAGGGCCTGATTCAGACGCCAGCGCAGTCGCCCTGGCGCACGGTGATTGTGAGCGACAAGGCGGGCGACATCTTGGAATCGAAACTGGTGCTGAACCTGAACGAGCCTACCAAGTTCAAGGACGTGAGCTGGATTAAGCCGGTGAAGTACGTGGGCGTGTGGTGGGAGATGATTACGGGCAAAAGCACGTGGTCGTACACCAACCAGGACAACATCAAGCTCGATTCCATCGACTACACTAAGGTCAAGCCCAACGGCACGCACGGCGCCAACACGGCCCACGTGAAGGAGTACATCGACTTCGCGGCCAAGCACGGCTTCGACGCGGTGCTGGTGGAGGGCTGGAACACCGGCTGGGAAGACTGGTTCGGCAAGCACAAAGACTACGTGTTCGACTTCGTGACGCCCTACCCTGATTTCGACGTGGCCGGGTTGCAGCAGTATGCCGCCAGCAAGGGCGTGAAGATGATTATGCACCACGAAACCTCGGGCTCGGTGCGCAACTACGAGCGCCACTTGGATGCCGCGTTTGACTTCATGAACAAGTACGGCTACGACGCCGTGAAAACCGGCTACGTGGGCGACATCGTGCCCCTGGGCCACCACCACTACGACCAGTGGCTGATTAACCACTACAATTACGTACTGGAAAAAGCCGCCGAGCACAAAATCATGGTGAACGGGCACGAGGCCGTGCGCCCCACCGGCCTGGCCCGCACCTACCCCAACCTGATTGGCAACGAGGCCGCCCGCGGCACCGAGTACGAGTCCTTCGGCGGCAACAACGCCGACCACACCACTATTCTGCCCTTCACGCGCCTCATCGGCGGGCCGATGGACTACACGCCCGGCATTTTCCAGACGCGCATCAGCACCTTCAATCCGGCCAATAAGTCCTTCGTGCACAGTACGCTGGCCCGCCAGCTGGCGCTGTACGTGACCATGTACTCGCCCCTGCAGATGGCGGCCGACATGATTGAGCACTACAACGAGCACCTCGACGCCTTCCAGTTCATCAAGGACGTGGCCGTGGACTGGGACGACTCCCACGTGCTCGAAGCCGAGCCCGGCGACTACATCACCATTGCCCGCAAGGCCAAGGGCAAAAGCAGCTGGTTCATCGGCAGCACCTGCGACGAGAATGGCCGCACCTCGAACGTGAATTTCAGCTTCCTGGAACCCGGCAAAAAGTACACGGCCACCATCTACGCCGACGCCAAAGACGCCCACTACGAGAATAACCCGCAGGCCTACGCCATCCGCAAAATGACGGTGACGCGCAAGAGCAAGCTGGCGCAATACTGCGCGCCGGGCGGCGGCTACGCCATCAGCGTGATGCCGCAGTAA